The stretch of DNA cttccctctcctaccccgagcgttccaggccgtgccgcgcagtgtacacgagtaagtttgtgataacttaTTTTCTATTAATTATATAACCGTTATCATGAAATAATATTGTGTTCCAAAtgtttgcaacagatattcaagtaggggatatcatgccaacgaagtcaactgggttgtcaagttgcaggagtacgtaggagggtggctagacgcacctgacgatgtgtgggacgagccaCAGCCACACACAGAGGTGTCTTACGGCTCATACCTCTGCTGGTACCTCactcgcacgcgtccgtacgtcactctttcacgtattaATGACGCGGAGCATCGGCACCcgccgaccatctcggacacgtatcccttgTACCGTGATCAGGGGCAGCGTGGCACAGTACGTCTTTCGTAACttcaattattaaatctttttttaaaaatatcgataacaatattactctgcttttcattactcatgcagatcgatctgatccacTGCGCGGAGGTTGAAACTGCATCTCAGATCATGTTGTTTGaccgtggagtacgtgtaccggaggcacagtataaagagagctttcgtcggattcatgacaacttgacgcgagTGTTACGTGCACTGACATGTTGCAGCAGAGACGATGTGGGGGcgtccagttcatctcatgcgtccgcccacgtgtacacagttGGCCCATCGACCgctgcagcaccgcacgcagcgtccagcggtactgccgccagttcgagctgtaagtcctttataattgccatttcgatcaactttgatttacacgactaatttcgtttgtttttataTATAGTCATGCATTCGACGGCAATGgggcctcctcctgcaagaatggcgCCTctgacgtttggcgcctatgctccaggaacatctctcccgtcgggttcgacgccagctgctccgtaTTCTCAGGGCAATACTCAGCATGCGTGGTCAATGGGAGCTCCTGCACACGGTGGTTTGTTCGGTGGGCCGGACTGGGATGGCGGCTCCGTCAGTTTGTCGGagttggagggcggcggcgccgggccagACATCATTGGCCCCTCCCAGACGTATGATGCTCCACCTctacagtcccaggatgacccgttcacgccggcacctcctccgcctcgtcctcaccgtgctccagatgcactcaTGTACTCGGAGGGGCACATACGCTGACGGACTAAGACTAgggggaggaccaagagagcgcgaggaccGGGACACGCGGAGTAGATACTTCTGATTCGGTGGACTctgtatatttaaactgttttttgtATCGTACATTTTTATTTTGGCTTGATGTAtggtactatcgtaatatttggattctatgttgcaaaacgttatcgcttaaccatcttcgtacgagttttagataccgtaatcttcttcgtaaaattgaactaaaattttatatgtatacaaaagagtatggcgaataaatcttgtatttaaaaaagtatgaatttaaatagtttgtaaaatataaattcaataaaaaataagaaagtgggcacctcccgcccgttgggcgggcgggatgcctttgccgccgcgggaggggcctcttattcgcgaagaggctctcgggaaaaagatttggcacctcccgcccgttggatgggcgggaggtgtccggccccacacctcccgcccgttaATCAGGCGAGAGGTACTTAGAAATTTTCCGCGCCGGCactctttttcgaatttaatttttttaacctttttaaaaaaatcggAAAGAAACACCATATTGAGCTGGGCCTCCCCGGTCAGCGGTTGGCCCATCAAAAGTAATGTCGCCCAGCCCAATCGCACCTCTGGCCTATATACCGAAGGAACCCTAGCCCACCCACCGTGTGCCCGGCTCCGGCGATCCATAAGAACCAGAAGCCAGCACCTCGCCGGCGGAACAAGTCCAGGATGGGGAAGACTCCGGTGCGGATGAAGGCGGTGGTGTACGCGCTCTCGCCGTTCCAGCAGAAGGTCATGCCGGGCCTCTGGAAGGACATCACCACCAAGATCCACCACAAGGTCACCGAGAACTGGATCTCCGCCACGCTTCTCCTCGGCCCCGTCGTCGGAACCTACCAGTAAGCCCCGATTCCCCTTCTTGCGTTTCCTTCAGATCTGGTGCCTTCGGGCGCCGCGCCGGCTGGCAGGGAGATCCGGTTACGGTTCGGGCGTTTGCTCGTGTGTTATTTTCGTTTTGTGTCGGAAGGATGCAGAGGATTGCTTGCAATGGTGGACCTATTTTCGTAGGGCTAGGACGCGGATTTGGTGGTTTCGTTGTGGATGATTGGTAGGTTGTCGAACTGGGGATAATGTAAATCATGCATAAACCTGATGGGTTAGGCCGCTGTGTTCTCGTGGAAATTGGGACTGGAATACCTTGAAACAGCTCGTGCGTCCGTTTCTGATTACCTGCACTGGAAATGTTTGATGAAATTGCACCACATTTAATTGTTCATCTTGGGATTTTTAGCCTTTGTGCTCATATGAATCTTAACCTTTTTTTCTGGGAGTAAAGTACTATAGGCAGATGTATCCTGTTTGGATTACTGTTGAGCCTTTCCATGTACCAATTCTCAATATTCATGCCAAACTGTCTTACTTTTGTAATTCGTATCAAGCTAAGGTGATAGATATCTCATTCGTCAAGCACTCCCTTTAATTCAAGAAACTAGTCTTTGTTAGATGCTTTAGGATCCCCTAACCATCAATTAGCTCGGTAATTGACTAACTAGGCAACAAAGTTGACTAATCTAGATCGGaatcgagagagagagagccgtACCCCCCGTGGACGAACCGGCTTCGCTGGTGTTGGCCATGGCGTTGAGGGAGTCGTGCCGGAGTCGTGGACGAAGGCgtacgggcggcggcgaggtcgagcGGTGACGACGGCGATGGTGCAGAGGCGGCGAGGCTCGGTGTAGAGGCAACGGCGGCGCTTCCCGCCGCTTCAACGCCTCCCCTTAGATCGGGATCGGATCGATTAGGGTTTTAGGTGAGTTCGTGGGCACACGGCGAACTTCGTCGTCCGTGCcccccggcccccacctctcttttattatggcgctgcgcgacgggggcccacccgccattgggttggcggtgcgcccccgatcggggcgcgtatccaaatccggatcggtcgttggaccgatccgggttgaaatcaaactaacattctcccctttgatTTCAACTTACTTACTTACTTCTTACGTTCGATTTCATTCAGATCAAATATATTGAGCATGCCTCGTCGCAACAGTTATTACTATtggattaacagccacaacaTACTTTTCCGTTTGAAACAGAACCGTACTTTTGGGCCCTTACTTATCCAGGAATCATAggctttcccgtaaacccatgccggctaagtgttctctgaacacattgggcggtaagccttttgtgagcggatccgctaacattttctttgtgctcaaatactcaagGCTGATTAtatgatcctggatttgctctttaacaacataaaactttatgtcgatgtgtttggcagctccactcgacttgttgttgtgagcgtaaaatactgcaggctcattgtcgcagtacatctttagtggtttttctatgctgtcaaccactcttaatccgggtataaatttctttagccatttaacctgccCCGATGCCTCATAACAAGCTATGAATTCCGCATACATCGTAGATGATGCAGTTActgtctgtttggagcttttccacgatatagctccacctgcgAGAGTAAAGACATaacctgacgtggattttctatcatccttatctcccgcaaagtctgagtctgaataaccctctatcactagagattcagatctcctgtacgttagcatgaggtctttcgttccttgcacataacgcaaggctttcttaaccattttccagTGCTCTATCCCTGGATTGCTttggaatctgccaagtatcccggtgacaaaagctaagtcagggcgtgtacatacttgagcatactgtaggcttccgacagctgaagcatatggtaccgctttcatctgatcgatttcgtactgatttctgggacactgaaatttcccataactatcgcccttgactataggagcaggtgttggcttactcgcatgcataccgtacttccttagtaccttttctaggtatgctttctgcgataatcctaaaacccccttgtttctgtctcggtgaatctcaattcctaagacgaatgaggcttcacctaaatctttcatatcaaacttcgaggacaagaatttctttgtctctaatagcagatcaatatcactgctagcaagcaggatatcatccacatataagataaggaaaacaaattttccattcttaaacttcgcataaatgcagttgtcctcctcattttctttgaaaccaaatttccttacggtttcatcgaattttaaataccactgtctggaggcttgctttaacccat from Panicum hallii strain FIL2 chromosome 3, PHallii_v3.1, whole genome shotgun sequence encodes:
- the LOC112883971 gene encoding cytochrome b-c1 complex subunit 8-like, which codes for MGKTPVRMKAVVYALSPFQQKVMPGLWKDITTKIHHKVTENWISATLLLGPVVGTYQYAMWYKEQEKLSHRY